The following proteins are encoded in a genomic region of Channa argus isolate prfri chromosome 3, Channa argus male v1.0, whole genome shotgun sequence:
- the polq gene encoding DNA polymerase theta isoform X2 encodes MSTLGPPTKKKSYMGQHQIKKRRNFQTSDESQKSDGVVQTTCSENRYLGGGAVCPLGESTLALDKMLAVLNAVDPATPAAHTDCPTTVDRDAEEELAFSAAPSLSLALVAHSLRENERALLQTKGQGLYRAPVTQESICGLIGDCKKTGRTVDCKDLAQKLLFSEDLEEAEYANKGPEINGLSCQERKNNWQAGICNKQICISRGKSSLLSKEENGSSKYAEGALDVSRDYILFSPTRRAAATKKAKLQWSLQYQSTSVLTVPCGLELSTLTDTLPQPGIALCAPVEQTEKLLLSSWGLPKPVLECYQKHGVTQMFEWQAQCLTVGHVLQGGNLVYSAPTSAGKTLVSELLMLKRVLETKRKALFILPFVSVAKEKMHYLQSVFEEAGIRVEGYMGSTSAAGGFTTLDVAVCTIEKANSLINRLIEEDSMKLLGMVVVDELHMVGDSGRGYLLELLLTKIRYIAQKHNITGSLSDGVQIIGMSATLPNLSLLASWLGAELYQTDYRPVPLQEHLKVGCNFYDKSLSVVRQFTPALHIKGDDEHIVSLCYETVREGHSVLLFCPSKNWCEKLADSIAREFYNLRHNDCQGDSDAQSVCLDQEGLVDVIAQLKRTPAGLDPILQRTVPWGVAFHHAGLTFDERDVLEGAFRQGMVRVLAATSTLSSGVNLPARRVIIRTPLFNGHLLDPLTYKQMAGRAGRKGIDTTGESLLVCKETERQKGISLIMGNLQPIRSCLVRKEGEGVTTSMLRAILEIIVGGVASTPQDVRLYASWSLLAASMKCDGKNDSNEENNKGAIMASVEWLMENEFITIQKDGQDQEERYCPTQLGAATLSSSLSPPEALGIFADLQRAMKGFVLENDLHILYLITPLYAEWTTIDWYQFFCLWEQLSSSMKRVAELVGVQEGFLARSVSGKLVAKTEKQHRQMAVHKRFFTTLVLQDLVNEVPLGTVASKYSCSRGQLQSLQQSASTYAGMVMVFCKRLGWHNMELLLSQYQTRLSFGVQRELIDLVRVSLLNATRARALYAQGLCTVAELARATVADVEKALRNAVPFKSSKRAVDESEMEAAERRSLRCIWVTGGRALTEQEAAIEIVSEARLLLQDDLAQLGVQWDPTTLPPGAPTVKYPDDRQSSKSCGLYISSKDAKADHLKEGETHRLKKSDSRATDRKRDEIKDYKPEKRAVEGKIKKQKGEAKIDQSEEVQVTEKLEEQRKRDRTESEIELTGNQAPVERGKAKKKEESNGALSMANGTENPNEIREIQRHKRSANESKESNKSEEQECQESEDTISVKAGGQQAKQCIPERSLTQELCDIVSTLPQLLPHPQPLDSPMPPPRFRAPISREEQQSLSTRTSKGDDTTGLAASLLQAGSLKHSRVLCKVLHSIQTDRSLQHNVDTAQALYLASAHNSAPAAQVLTNVQATDSVPRIQPTNDSPMSVSPAPVPLISPEAKRRRIEGAEGDKLSSPELYVGEDRDEELKENVKKGEESFGDSFELDTQTERIILQPAYQDKKGNDTAVNHLAETEQRQKKKIETALDTDEGRNGLEAPGDVCPKFNISLTDSQMELILNTTHQISPGASGNDNKEKDRNEDSSNDEEAPEVNQVTSESLNRSSSFLFDSLYDSSLLAGLSPNQIPEHSDKGGIQIEWPLPSTQEQRRSGLIVNQEAEKQEAVQWGESSFNLSEWGDSLLVGEHFLERQSLLRQTERTQKEQEDCHHQHHNTNHVPPEQHLSLLQFEPSQIQSQSAWIVTPNEANEDNGKHITTGPNDRNPGGRQARTKRAGENGKLEEKESKKEKMNVLFSDNISERFLHCSPCLQEIFDRWPSMSDQPMENTTAGHRGTQTLINAANIVKDPDLPQSSLQVGSNIGKLNGQSAAESDSQLVHPLTHDTENVAGRPGSACDYIPPTQERPPVTPRLKLTTSSVQTPLTAQPLTQSTPSTLSPQKPALLKYPKSHRGDSHHLPEAFSNNNQLKPAGNEGHIITDQHKHHLGHAPRPLPEPELTSVQCSTSKPLLHADQNLRPPLDCTFPSTPQPKPPSDTDSLVDEHFSLQLSQDESLYASNSETFSIIDVASDRLLFDTFIKEWKTKDRYSLALACEKREQRQQSENEIRGKQRRVSAANQRLNKADGFPIIDSDGLIVIGLSVCWGARDAYYISLQKEQSKGLSSSLAPPPLDDDLPVSERLQQVKSCMNRPLTGHKGSVVITYDIIRGYKRLVLSCGISLECNCEDPKVACWLLDPSSEERTLPNMVTVYCPEELPLLDGLGNAHAHCPRVRAATESVHVLAVMNHLTGLLEKDGMLDLFRNIEMPSQICLALLELNGVGFSVKECERQKHVMKAKLTALESQAYNLAGHSFSLTSIDDIAQVLFLELHLPANGDVGGSKSKKTLGYTRRGGGRVRLGKQFSTTKDILEKLCPMHPLPGVILEWRRITNALTKVVFPLQREKQYHPTLAMDRIYPISQTHTATGRVSFTEPNIQNVPKDFDIYMPTVVGESPPSQNGGKMTRAGKKKHSVMPSVAASEQGPAFSVSMRHAFIPFSGGMILAADYSQLELRVLAHLSKDQRLIQVLNEGADVFRCIAAEWKNVDPETVNDGLRQQAKQICYGIIYGMGAKSLGEQMGVEENDAASYIESFKARYKGISAFLKETVKNCIKNGYVQTLMGRRRYLPGITNTNVHIKAHAERQAVNTTVQGSAADIVKLATVNIQKRLQKTYPAAPLSHQHTSSVSNQCRARTSHLRGAYFVLQLHDELIYETTEQDLIQVAQIVKREMESAVNLYVKLKAKVKVGPSWGNLQDLDL; translated from the exons ATGAGCACTTTGGGTCCTCCGACGAAAAAGAAAAGCTACATGGGGCAGCACCAGatcaagaaaagaagaaa CTTCCAAACTTCCGATGAAAGCCAAAAATCAGATGGGGTGGTGCAGACAACTTGTTCAGAAAATAGATATTTG ggTGGGGGAGCAGTGTGCCCACTGGGAGAATCCACATTGGCTCTTGATAAGATGTTGGCGGTGCTGAATGCTGTTGACCCTGCAACGCCTGCAGCTCACACTGATTGCCCAACAACAGTAGATAGAGATGCAGAGGAAGAGCTAGCATTTTCAGCTGCTCCATCATTGTCTCTTGCACTAGTTGCACACAGTTTAAGGGAGAATGAGAGAGCACTCCTTCAAACTAAAGGACAAGGACTCTACAGAGCCCCCGTGACCCAGGAAAGCATCTGTGGCCTCATTGGTGACTGTAAGAAAACTGGGCGGACAGTTGACTGTAAAGACCTGGCTCAGAAGCTACTTTTTAGTGAGGACTTGGAGGAAGCAGAATATGCTAATAAGGGCCCAGAAATCAATGGGCTGTCGtgtcaagaaagaaaaaacaactggCAAGCAGGCATCTGCAACAA ACAGATATGTATATCCAGAGGAAAGAGCTCCCTTCTTAGCAAAGAAGAAAATGGTTCAAGTAAGTATGCTGAGGGGGCTCTTGATGTATCCAGAGACTACATCTTGTTCAGCCCCACACGCCGAGCAGCTGCCACGAAGAAGGCCAAACTCCAGTGGTCATTACAGTATCAGTCCACATCTGTTCTCACAGTCCCTTGTGGGTTAGAGCTCAGCACTCTCACCGACACTTTACCTCAACCAG GAATTGCCTTGTGTGCTCCTGTGGAGCAAACTGAAAAGCTGCTGTTATCTAGCTGGGGTTTGCCAAAACCTGTCCTAGAGTGCTACCAGAAACATGGAGTGACCCAGATGTTTGAGTGGCAGGCTCAGTGCCTCACTGTTGGACATGTGCTGCAGGGCGGTAACCTGGTGTACTCCG CCCCTACCAGTGCAGGGAAAACTCTTGTGTCAGAGTTGCTGATGTTGAAGCGTGTGTTGGAGACCAAAAGAAAAGCTCTCTTCATCTTGCCATTTGTCTCTGTAGCCAAAGAGAAGATGCACTACCTTCAG AGTGTATTTGAAGAGGCAGGAATTCGTGTGGAGGGATACATGGGCAGCACTTCAGCTGCCGGAGGGTTCACAACACTGGATGTGGCTGTTTGCACAATTGAAAAAGCAAACTCTCTGATTAACAGACTCATTGAAGAAGACAGTATGAAACTTCTAg GTATGGTGGTGGTGGATGAGTTACATATGGTTGGAGATTCTGGAAGAGGATATCTGCTAGAACTGCTCTTAACCAAAATCCGCTACATTGCACAGAAGCACAACATCACAGG GTCTTTGTCTGACGGTGTACAGATCATAGGTATGAGTGCCACCTTGCCTAATCTCTCCCTCCTGGCAAGCTGGTTAGGTGCAGAGCTTTACCAGACAGACTACAGACCTGTACCCTTGCAGGAGCATCTTAAAGTGGGTTGTAACTTCTACGACAAGAGCCTCTCTGTGGTCCGGCAGTTTACTCCTGCACTCCACATTAAG GGTGATGACGAGCACATAGTGAGTCTGTGTTATGAGACAGTGAGAGAAGGCCATTCTGTGCTGCTTTTCTGCCCCTCAAAGAATTGGTGTGAGAAACTGGCAGACAGCATTGCCAGAGAATTCTACAACCTCAGACACAATG ATTGTCAGGGCGACAGTGATGCCCAGTCAGTGTGTCTAGATCAAGAGGGACTAGTGGATGTTATAGCTCAGCTGAAACGAACTCCTGCTGGCCTAGACCCCATCCTCCAGCGAACTGTGCCATGGGGAGTGGCCTTTCACCATGCAG GTCTGACTTTTGATGAGCGCGATGTGTTGGAAGGAGCTTTTCGCCAGGGCATGGTCAGAGTTCTTGCTGCAACCTCCACCCTTTCCTCAGGGGTTAATCTCCCGGCCCGTCGTGTCATTATTCGGACACCTTTATTCAATGGACACTTGTTGGACCCACTAACATACAAGCAGATGGCTGGGCGAGCAGGAAGAAAAGGAATAGACACCACAG GTGAAAGTTTGCTGGTGTGTAAAGAGACTGAGCGTCAGAAAGGCATTAGTCTCATAATGGGAAAtcttcagccaatcagaagctgcCTGGTGAGAAAGGAAGGGGAAGGTGTCACCACTAGCATGCTGCGAGCCATTCTAGAG ATCATTGTTGGAGGTGTAGCCAGCACTCCCCAGGATGTGAGGTTATATGCTTCATGGTCTCTACTGGCCGCCAGCATGAAATGTGATGGGAAAAACGATTCtaatgaagaaaacaacaaaggagCTATTATGGCCTCTGTTGAATGGCTCATGGAGAATGAATTTATTACTATTCAGAAAGACGGGCAAG ATCAAGAGGAACGGTACTGTCCCACTCAACTCGGTGCTGCCACCCTATCCTCTTCCCTCTCCCCTCCTGAGGCTCTGGGAATATTTGCAGATCTTCAGCGGGCCATGAAAGGCTTTGTACTGGAAAATGACTTGCACATTCTATATCTG ATCACACCATTGTATGCAGAGTGGACTACCATAGATTGGTATCAGTTCTTCTGTCTGTGGGAACAACTCTCGTCATCGATGAAGAGAGTAGCAGAGCTGGTGGGTGTCCAGGAAGGCTTCCTTGCACGCTCTGTCAGCGGCAAACTTGTTGCCAAGACAGAAAAGCAGCATAGACAGATGGCAGTTCACAAACG attttttACCACCCTCGTACTACAGGATCTAGTGAATGAGGTGCCTTTGGGAACCGTTGCATCCAAATACAGCTGCAGTCGTGGGCAGTTACAGTCTCTCCAGCAATCTGCCTCTACATATGCAG GTATGGTAATGGTATTCTGCAAACGTCTGGGCTGGCACAACATGGAGCTGCTGCTCTCCCAGTATCAGACCAGACTGAGCTTTGGAGTCCAGAGGGAATTGATCGACCTGGTCAGGGTTTCGCTATTGAATGCAACACGAGCCAGAGCACTTTATGCACAAGGGCTTTGTACTGTGGCTGAGCTAGCGAGGGCTACCGTAGCTGATGTGGAGAAAGCCTTGAGGAATGCAGTTCCATTTAAAAG TTCAAAACGTGCAGTGGATGAAAGTGAGATGGAGGCAGCTGAGAGACGGAGCCTTCGCTGTATTTGGGTAACTGGTGGCCGGGCCCTGACAGAACAGGAAGCAGCCATTGAGATAGTGTCTGAAGCAAGACTTCTACTTCAGGATGATCTGGCTCAGCTCGGAGTTCAGTGGGACCCAACGACACTTCCACCTGGAGCACCTACTGTGAAATACCCTGATGACCGCCAAAGCAGCAAGTCATGTGGCTTATATATCAGCTCAAAGGATGCCAAAGCAGATCACCTaaaagagggagagacacaCAGGCTGAAGAAAAGTGACAGCAGAGCAACTGACAGGAAAAGAGATGAGATTAAAGATTATAAACCAGAGAAAAGAGCAGTAGAAGggaaaatcaaaaaacaaaaaggagaagCCAAGATAGATCAGTCTGAAGAGGTACAAGTAACCGAAAAATTAGAagagcaaagaaagagagacaggacAGAGTCAGAAATTGAACTAACAGGTAATCAAGCCCCTGTGGAAAGAggcaaagcaaaaaagaaagaagagtcAAATGGAGCATTATCTATGGCAAATGGCACAGAAAATCCAAATGAAATAAGAGAAATACAAAGGCACAAACGGTCAGCGAATGAAAGTAAGGAGAGCAACAAATCTGAGGAGCAAGAATGCCAGGAAAGTGAAGATACAATCTCAGTCAAAGCAGGGGGTCAACAAGCAAAACAGTGCATTCCTGAAAGGAGCCTGACACAAGAATTGTGTGACATTGTCTCCACTCTCCCTCAGCTGCTGCCACATCCTCAGCCCCTAGATTCTCCGATGCCTCCCCCTCGCTTCAGAGCCCCGATATCACGTGAAGAACAACAAAGTCTTTCCACAAGAACATCAAAAGGAGATGATACTACAGGGCTTGCTGCTTCACTTTTGCAGGCAGGTAGCCTGAAGCACTCGAGAGTCCTATGCAAAGTCTTGCACTCAATACAAACTGACAGAAGTTTACAACATAATGTAGACACTGCACAGGCATTATACCTGGCCTCAGCCCATAACTCTGCACCTGCAGCCCAGGTGCTTACCAATGTTCAAGCTACTGACTCTGTGCCACGAATCCAGCCCACAAATGATTCTCCTATGTCTGTTTCTCCTGCTCCAGTTCCCTTAATCTCTCCTGAAGCGAAGAGACGAAGGATAGAGGGAGCAGAGGGAGACAAATTGTCATCCCCTGAGCTGTATGTAGGAGAAGACAGAGATGAAGAACTCAAAGAAAACGttaaaaaaggagaggagagttTTGGTGACAGCTTTGAATTGGACACTCAGACAGAAAGAATCATTCTTCAGCCGGCATATCAAGACAAAAAGGGCAATGATACAGCTGTGaatcatttggcagaaacagaacagcggcaaaagaaaaagatagaaACAGCCTTAGACACAGATGAGGGAAGAAATGGGCTTGAAGCACCAGGCGATGTATGTCCCAAATTTAACATTTCTCTCACTGATAGCCAAATGGAGCTCATCCTTAACACTACCCATCAG atttCCCCTGGTGCCAGTGGTAATGATAACAAGGAAAAAGATAGAAATGAGGATAGTAGTAATGATGAGGAAGCCCCTGAAGTCAATCAGGTCACTTCTGAGAGTCTTAACAGAAGTAGTAGCTTCCTCTTTGACAGCCTGTATGACAGCTCTCTGCTTGCTGGTCTGAGCCCAAACCAGATCCCAGAACATTCAGATAAAGGGGGCATCCAAATCGAATGGCCTCTTCCATCGACCCAGGAGCAAAGACGTAGTGGGCTCATTGTCAACCAGGAGGCGGAAAAGCAAGAGGCAGTTCAATGGGGTGAGTCATCCTTCAACTTATCCGAGTGGGGTGATTCGCTGCTAGTGGGCGAACATTTTCTAGAGAGGCAGAGCTTGctgagacaaacagagagaacaCAAAAGGAACAAGAAGACTGCCATCATCAACATCACAACACAAACCATGTTCCTCCTGAGCAACATCTGTCACTTTTACAATTTGAACCCAGTCAGATACAGTCACAGTCTGCTTGGATTGTAACTCCAAATGAGGCTAATGAGGACAACGGTAAACATATAACCACTGGTCCAAACGATAGAAATCCAGGTGGAAGACAGGCAAGGACAAAAAGGGCGGGTGAAAATGGAAAgctggaagagaaagaaagtaagaaagagaaaatgaatgttttattttctgataaTATATCTGAAAGGTTTTTACATTGCAGTCCTTGTTTACAAGAGATTTTTGACCGCTGGCCAAGTATGTCTGACCAACCCATGGAAAACACTACAGCTGGCCACAGAGGCACTCAAACACTCATAAATGCTGCAAACATTGTGAAAGATCCAGATCTACCTCAGTCCTCATTACAAGTAGGCAGCAACATTGGAAAGCTAAATGGGCAATCCGCTGCTGAGAGTGATTCTCAGCTGGTACATCCCTTAACACATGACACTGAGAATGTCGCAGGGAGACCAGGCTCGGCATGTGACTATATTCCTCCAACCCAGGAAAGGCCACCTGTCACACCACGTTTAAAACTGACCACTTCATCCGTCCAGACGCCTCTCACCGCCCAGCCACTTACCCAGTCGACTCCCTCAACACTCTCTCCACAGAAACCAGCTCTCCTAAAATACCCCAAATCTCACAGAGGAGACAGTCATCATCTACCGGAAgctttttcaaataataatcAGCTAAAACCTGCAGGTAATGAGGGTCACATAATAACAGACCAGCACAAACACCACTTAGGACATGCACCAAGGCCTCTACCTGAACCTGAGCTGACATCTGTTCAGTGTTCAACCTCCAAACCCCTGCTACACGCTGACCAGAATCTCAGGCCTCCCTTGGACTGTACTTTCCCATCCACCCCACAGCCAAAGCCTCCCTCTGATACAGATTCACTTGTTGATGAACACTTCTCTCTTCAGCTGTCCCAGGATGAATCGCTCTATGCTAGTAACTCTGAGACTTTCTCCATCATAGATGTGGCAAGTGACAGGCTTCTCTTTGACACTTTTATCAAAGAGTGGAAAACAAAGGACAGGTACTCTCTGGCTTTGGCCTGTGAAAAGAGGGAGCAGAGACAGCAGTCTGAGAATGAAATAAGAGGGAAACAAAGGAGAG TgtcagcagccaatcagagactCAACAAGGCCGATGGTTTTCCAATAATAGACAGTGATGGACTGATAGTAATTGGGCTGTCAGTCTGCTGGGGAGCAAGAGATGCATACTACATATCTCTGCAGAAAGAGCAGAGTAAAG GTCTGAGCTCCAGCCTGGCCCCTCCTCCCCTTGATGATGATTTGCCAGTAAGTGAgaggctgcagcaggtgaagaGTTGTATGAACCGGCCACTGACAGGACATAAAGGCAGTGTGGTTATCACGTATGACATCATCCGGGGATACAAGAGGTTAGTTCTGAGCTGTGGCATCAGCTTGGAGTGCAACTGCGAAGACCCCAAG gTGGCCTGCTGGCTGTTGGATCCTAGCAGTGAGGAGAGAACTTTGCCAAACATGGTGACTGTCTACTGTCCTGAAGAATTACCTCTGCTAGATGGACTGGGGAATGCCCATGCACACTGTCCTCGTGTTAGGGCAGCAACTGAGAGTGTGCACGTGCTTGCTGTCATGAACCATCTCACTGGCCTGCTGGAGAAAGATGGCATgctag ATTTATTCAGGAACATTGAGATGCCTTCCCAGATATGTTTGGCTCTTTTGGAATTAAATGGAGTAGGCTTCAGTGTTAAGGAGTGtgagagacaaaaacatgtaatgAAGGCCAAACTCACAGCTCTGGAATCTCAGGCTTACAACCTGGCTGGACACAGCTTCTCCCTTACCAGCATTGATGACATAGCACAG GTCTTGTTCTTAGAGCTCCATCTGCCAGCAAATGGGGATGTGGGGGGATCAAAAAGTAAGAAGACTCTGGGCTACACCAGGAGAGGTGGTGGCAGAGTAAGGCTTGGAAAGCAGTTCAGCACCACCAAG GATATTCTGGAGAAGCTTTGCCCCATGCACCCATTGCCAGGTGTGATTCTGGAGTGGAGGCGCATCACTAATGCCTTAACTAAAGTGGTGTTCCCCCTGCAGAGGGAGAAGCAATACCACCCTACACTGGCTATGGACAGAATATACCCTATctcccagacacacacagccacag GTAGAGTGAGCTTCACTGAACCCAACATACAGAACGTCCCCAAAGACTTCGACATTTACATGCCAACAGTAGTGGGTGAGAGCCCACCTTCACAAAATGGTGGTAAAATGACCCGAGCAGG aaagaagaaacattCTGTGATGCCTTCAGTTGCAGCTTCAGAACAAGGCCCAGCATTCTCTGTCAGCATGAGACATGCCTTTATACCCTTTTCAG GTGGGATGATATTAGCAGCGGATTATTCCCAGCTGGAGCTGAGAGTACTAGCTCACTTATCAAAGGATCAACGACTTATTCAG GTGCTGAATGAAGGAGCAGATGTGTTTCGCTGCATTGCTGCTGAATGGAAAAATGTTGACCCAGAGACTGTGAACGATGGTCTCAGACAGCAGGCAAAACAG ATTTGCTATGGCATTATCTATGGGATGGGAGCAAAGTCTCTGGGGGAGCAAATGGGAGTGGAGGAGAACGATGCTGCCAGCTACATAGAAAGTTTCAAGGCCAGATACAAAG GAATCAGTGCTTTTCTTAAAGAGACAGTGAAGAACTGTATAAAGAATGGTTATGTTCAGACTTTGATGGGCCGTAGGAGATACCTACCTGGAATCACTAACACCAATGTGCACATCAAAGCTCAT GCTGAGCGTCAAGCTGTGAACACAACTGTGCAGGGTTCAGCAGCAGACATTGTTAAACTTGCTACAGTGAACATCCAGAAGCGACTGCAAAAAACATATCCTGCAGCTCCACTGTCTCACCAGCACACAAGTTCAG TCTCCAATCAGTGCCGGGCCAGAACATCTCATCTCAGAGGAGCCTACTTTGTTCTGCAGCTGCATGATGAGCTCATTTATGAAACAACAGAACAAGACCTCATACAG GTTGCACAGATAGTCAAGAGGGAGATGGAGTCAGCAGTGAATCTGTATGTAAAGCTTAAGGCCAAAGTAAAGGTCGGACCAAGCTGGGGGAATCTGCAGGACCTAGATTTATAA